In Papaver somniferum cultivar HN1 chromosome 1, ASM357369v1, whole genome shotgun sequence, a genomic segment contains:
- the LOC113293533 gene encoding putative pre-16S rRNA nuclease isoform X2 translates to MKYLSPVHLFRTVMKTNELKPGRLLGLDVGHKYVGLAISDRENREALPLSVLVRKQTNVDLMAKDFRTLISELSLGGLVIGCCYTRNVSQVESFQVKDLVQDLRKREELQDVKFTYWEEHFTSKHGDFFQRI, encoded by the exons ATGAAGTACTTAAGTCCTGTCCACTTGTTTCGTACTGTGATGAAAACGAATGAACTGAAACCAGGACGGCTGCTAGGTTTGGATGTGGGACACAAATATGTTGGGCTGGCTATTTCAGATCGTGAAAATCGAGAAGCTTTACCTCTAAG CGTATTAGTCCGTAAACAGACAAATGTTGATCTAATGGCAAAAGATTTCCGAACTTTG ATCTCCGAACTTTCTTTAGGGGGGCTCGTCATCGGCTGCTGTTATACTCGAAATGTTTCACAAGTAGAA AGTTTCCAAGTAAAAGATTTAGTTCAAGATCTCCGTAAGCGAGAAGAACTTCAAGATGTTAAATTTACCTATTGGGAGGAGCATTTTACTTCAAAG CATGGTGATTTTTTTCAAAGAATATGA
- the LOC113347186 gene encoding uncharacterized protein LOC113347186 has protein sequence MKGEHDLDLFPEEEVFTPVDPSKMEVKTRFANKEAFKKHLRGYCVLNKCQYILDRSAPSRIKAECRFKTEHDCPWFVYASKKEGENTFVLRKVNLEHKCEGDPQNRNRSADPHFVKDFVLDQMKNKPKKVVPDPYKIKEDFLTEKRVNIPYQCAWKARNLVLESLYGNYKESYNEVPAFCKMFTKCNDGSVAKFTFDTVNNTFESMTLSFEPAMRGWRKACRGVVGLDACHLTGEYGGVLMAATALDGQNGLVMLGIMVCRAETKENWIIFLKHLKDAILAHPVKVAFISDRQKGLLEAVGIVFPGHHHRYCWRHLYKNFKKDYKGLELYSSLWNAAKAYKEKHFQV, from the exons ATGAAGGGTGAGCATGATCTAGATCTTTTccctgaagaagaagtttttactCCAGTAGATCCTAGCAAAATGGAGGTAAAAACTAGATTTGCAAATAAGGAAGCATTTAAGAAACATCTCAGGGGTTATTGTGTTCTTAATAAGTGTCAATATATTTTGGATAGAAGTGCTCCCTCTAGAATTAAGGCTGAGTGTAGGTTTAAAACAGAACATGATTGTCCTTGGTTTGTGTATGCTAGCAAGAAAGAGGGTGAGAACACTTTTGTTCTTAGGAAAGTGAATTTGGAACATAAGTGTGAAGGGGATCCCCAAAATAGGAATAGATCTGCTGATCCTCATTTTGTAAAGGATTTTGTTCTTGATCAGATGAAGAATAAGCCTAAAAAAGTTGTTCCAGACCCTTATAAAATCAAGGAAGACTTCTTAACTGAAAAGAGAGTAAATATACCATATCAGTGTGCATGGAAGGCTAGGAATCTAGTTTTAGAGTCATTATATGGGAACTATAAAGAAAGTTACAATGAAGTACCAGCATTCTGCAAGATGTTTACTAAATGCAATGATGGGTCTGTTGCTAAGTTCACTTTTGACACAGTGAATAACACCTTTGAAAGCATGACACTCTCATTTGAACCTGCAATGAGGGGTTGGCGAAAAGCATGCAGGGGAGTTGTAGGGCTTGATGCCTGCCATCTAACAGGGGAATATGGGGGAGTATTGATGGCTGCAACTGCACTTGATGGACAGAATGGGTTAGTAATGTTAGGAATTATGGTATGCAGAGCTGAAACAAAGGAAaattggatcatttttttgaagcatttgaagGATGCAATATTAGCACATCCAGTGAAAGTGGCTTTCATTTCAGATAGGCAAAAAGGTTTATTGGAAGCTGTTGGTATAGTGTTCCCTGGCCATCACCACAGATACTGTTGGAG ACATTTATACAAAAATTTCAAGAAGGATTACAAGGGTCTTGAATTATACAGTTCTTTATGGAATGCAGCAAAAGCATACAAAGAAAAGCATTTTCAGGTTTGA
- the LOC113293569 gene encoding uncharacterized protein LOC113293569, which produces MNDFILVGETRKNMRKQFSPSSDEDDSHSDILSSSRSSFQNWWRSAKEFDENGNLKLDYTNLITDLSPRLKVIREMERLALIATDGLDDLRHKLLSYKSGDFWLPTGGIKKEEMEISPIITILLVGFSGAGKSSIINLMYSVLGRSGLIPFTQTSGVSSEYTTMFMEEHNVLRSIRSGFCVYDSRGLDYSQLGESLEGLNNWMVTGIHHHQLCRRPGVEENLTGPIMPSTSRFIRRRVNCAMVVVNIAEIYKALLNGDSKPLESAKELFHSPSMRKSNENPIVIMTHGDKLTVEERIDGRIKICEFLGISETSGTYDIVCLTEHGILAEESDPITAYALTEAIYRALIFSDRTHSPKTNYKDYFSNVLNLIICFIAGIFTYLAHFFSQLADPNKLKRM; this is translated from the exons ATGAATGATTTTATTCTAGTTGGAGAAACCAGAAAAAATATGAGAAAACAATTTTCTCCTTCAAGTGATGAAGATGACAGCCATAGTGATATTCTATCATCGAGTCGTTCATCATTCCAAAATTGGTGGAGATCAgcaaaagaatttgatgaaaatgGTAATCTGAAACTTGATTACACCAACCTTATTACAGATCTTTCACCAAGATTGAAAGTTATTAGAGAAATGGAAAGACTTGCTTTGATTGCTACTGATGGTCTTGATGATCTTAGACATAAACTTTTGAGTTACAAGTCTGGTGATTTTTGGTTACCAACTGGTGGGATCaagaaagaagagatggagatttctccaattattacaattctcTTAGTTGGATTTTCTGGTGCTGGCAAAAGCTCAATTATTAATCTCATGTATAGTGTTCTTGGTAGATCTGGTCTCATCCCTTTCACTCAAACTTCAG GGGTGTCATCAGAGTATACAACGATGTTCATGGAAGAACACAATGTTTTAAGATCTATAAGAAGTGGATTTTGTGTTTACGACTCGAGAGGGTTAGATTACAGTCAATTAGGTGAGAGTCTAGAAGGTTTAAATAACTGGATGGTGACTGGAATTCATCATCACCAACTCTGTCGTAGACCAGGAGTAGAAGAAAATTTGACGGGGCCTATAATGCCGTCTACGTCTAGGTTTATAAGGAGGCGAGTTAACTGCGCTATGGTGGTAGTGAACATTGCAGAGATTTACAAAGCATTGTTGAATGGCGATTCCAAGCCATTGGAGTCTGCCAAAGAACTCTTCCACTCTCCTTCTATGAGAAAATCCA ATGAAAATCCAATCGTGATCATGACGCATGGCGATAAGTTAACGGTAGAAGAAAGGATCGATGGCCGGATTAAGATATGTGAATTCTTGGGAATATCAGAAACAAGTGGAACATATGACATTGTTTGTTTAACTGAGCATGGAATTTTAGCTGAAGAATCAGACCCAATTACTGCATACGCCTTAACTGAAGCAATATATAGGGCATTGATATTCTCTGACAGAACTCATTCACCGAAGACAAATTACAAGGACTACTTTTCTAACGTTCTTAACTTGATCATTTGTTTCATAGCAGGTATATTTACTTATCTTGCTCATTTCTTCTCGCAATTGGCTGATCCCAATAAACTCAAACGGATGTGA